In the genome of Candidatus Equadaptatus faecalis, one region contains:
- a CDS encoding type I restriction endonuclease subunit R, with product MAFKSELEFERELISLLTASCGWSPDVIKNPTEEDLIENWKRILFEHNNTKESLNGCPLTDSEMRRILEQINKLRTPLKLHEFINDENITIIRDNPKDTAHAGKSISLKIFDRNAIAGGWNCYQIAEQPKFETRSPLASDRRGDFTLLINGMPLIHVELKRSGVHVSEACGQIKKYTHEGVFGQGIFSLVQIFAAMNPEEFLYFANPGEASKFNPDYYFHWADFNNVQINDWKKIAREFLSIPKAHEMVGLYMVADDGDKALKVMRSYQYYAARAISDRVEKIKWNELDNMPRREITKLGGYVWHTTGSGKTLTSFKSAQLIANSKHADKVVFLVDRKELGTQSLGEYRGFADDAETVNSTENTDVLISKLKSDNADDTLIVTSIQKMSRIKEDTLCCGNDMAKINSKRIVAIVDECHRSTSGDMLQDIKITFPRIILFGFTGTPISKENAKVGDMTTADIFGDELCRYSIAHGINDKNVLGFDKYMVPTYDESEMKKMVALRKADAQTVNEANENPRKKKIFNEYIALPMAGYYNEQGDYVRGIEDYIPESQFERDEHKESVVENILKHWDMLSLGSKFHALLATKNIPEALDYYNRFKAAKPDFKVFVQVDPSIDNEDGAAYREDALIQVLEDYNARYGQNYTMSKYDSFKKDVAHRLAHKHLYKGIEKIPEKQIDLLIVVNQMLTGYDSKWINTLYLDKVLKYENLIQAFSRTNRLFGDDKPYGTIKYYRRVHTMERNIDAAFKMYSGDEAYSVFVDKLEKNLNSMNYWFGEIKTIFENADIPDFDKLPEDNAEKGKFAEDFKCFNVRLQSAKIQGFTWNELEYHFKHDKQETTVTLQLDEETYVKLLARYKDLHGLSVQCGGGMPFEIVGSIVDIATGKIDADYMNLHFKKYLKKLSDHEDTKAVLDELRKTFATLSIEEQKFANLLLHDVERGDLLPEEDKTFRDYLNEYMKNSKSAEIRKFAETFGIDEQALADLISQGADSGDINEFGRFDSLVANFDKAKAKAYFEAQEGKTLKQFEVTTKFKLLTRDFIIAGGFEI from the coding sequence ATGGCGTTTAAGTCAGAGCTTGAGTTTGAAAGAGAACTGATTAGTTTGCTTACCGCTTCGTGCGGTTGGTCGCCTGATGTTATTAAAAATCCGACAGAAGAAGATTTAATTGAGAACTGGAAAAGAATACTGTTTGAACATAATAACACTAAGGAAAGTCTTAACGGATGTCCTTTGACCGACAGCGAAATGCGCCGTATTCTGGAGCAGATTAACAAGTTGCGCACACCGTTGAAGCTGCATGAATTTATCAACGATGAGAATATAACAATAATTAGAGACAATCCGAAAGACACGGCGCATGCCGGTAAGAGTATCAGTTTAAAGATTTTTGACCGCAACGCAATTGCTGGAGGGTGGAATTGTTATCAGATTGCAGAACAGCCGAAATTTGAGACACGTTCTCCGCTTGCAAGCGACAGGCGCGGGGATTTTACGTTGCTTATTAACGGTATGCCTCTTATTCACGTTGAACTGAAACGAAGCGGTGTACATGTCAGTGAAGCATGCGGACAGATAAAGAAATATACGCATGAAGGTGTTTTTGGTCAGGGAATTTTTTCGCTTGTTCAGATTTTTGCCGCTATGAATCCTGAGGAATTTTTGTATTTCGCAAATCCCGGCGAAGCAAGCAAGTTTAATCCTGATTATTATTTTCATTGGGCAGACTTTAACAATGTACAGATAAATGACTGGAAAAAAATCGCGCGTGAATTTTTATCTATTCCGAAAGCTCATGAAATGGTTGGGCTTTATATGGTTGCAGATGACGGCGACAAAGCGCTCAAGGTTATGCGCAGTTATCAGTATTATGCGGCACGCGCCATATCGGACAGAGTCGAAAAAATTAAATGGAACGAGCTTGACAATATGCCGCGCAGGGAGATAACGAAGCTTGGCGGTTATGTGTGGCACACTACAGGTTCCGGCAAAACACTGACATCTTTTAAGTCGGCTCAGCTTATAGCAAATTCCAAACATGCCGATAAGGTTGTATTTCTTGTTGACCGCAAGGAGCTTGGTACGCAGTCGCTTGGCGAATACCGCGGTTTTGCTGATGACGCGGAAACTGTAAACAGCACAGAAAATACAGATGTTTTGATTTCAAAGCTCAAAAGCGACAATGCCGATGATACGCTTATCGTTACGTCTATTCAGAAAATGTCCCGCATTAAAGAGGACACGCTGTGTTGCGGAAATGATATGGCAAAAATAAACAGCAAGCGTATTGTTGCAATAGTTGACGAATGTCATCGTTCAACGTCCGGCGATATGCTGCAGGATATTAAAATTACGTTCCCGAGGATTATACTTTTTGGCTTTACGGGTACACCTATCAGTAAAGAAAACGCAAAAGTCGGGGATATGACAACCGCGGATATTTTCGGTGACGAATTGTGCAGATACAGCATAGCACATGGTATAAATGACAAAAATGTGCTTGGATTTGACAAATATATGGTGCCTACTTACGATGAATCAGAAATGAAAAAGATGGTTGCTTTGCGTAAAGCTGATGCACAGACAGTAAACGAGGCGAATGAAAATCCTCGGAAGAAGAAAATATTTAATGAATATATTGCGTTACCTATGGCGGGTTATTATAACGAACAGGGTGATTATGTACGCGGAATTGAGGATTATATTCCTGAAAGTCAGTTTGAACGCGATGAGCATAAAGAGTCTGTCGTGGAAAATATTTTGAAGCATTGGGATATGCTTAGTCTCGGCAGTAAATTTCATGCTCTGCTTGCAACCAAAAACATTCCCGAAGCGTTGGATTACTATAACCGATTTAAGGCTGCAAAGCCTGATTTTAAGGTTTTTGTTCAGGTTGACCCAAGTATAGACAATGAAGACGGTGCTGCTTACAGAGAAGATGCTCTTATTCAAGTTCTTGAAGATTACAACGCCCGCTATGGACAGAACTATACAATGTCAAAATATGATAGCTTCAAAAAGGATGTCGCGCACCGTTTAGCACACAAACATTTGTACAAGGGTATTGAGAAAATTCCTGAAAAGCAGATTGATTTGCTTATTGTTGTAAATCAAATGCTTACAGGCTATGACTCAAAGTGGATTAACACTCTGTATTTGGATAAGGTGCTGAAATATGAGAATCTTATACAGGCATTTTCGAGGACGAACAGGCTTTTCGGGGACGATAAACCTTACGGCACCATAAAATATTACCGCAGAGTGCATACAATGGAACGCAATATTGATGCGGCTTTCAAAATGTATTCAGGTGATGAGGCATATTCTGTTTTTGTTGATAAACTTGAAAAGAACCTTAACAGCATGAATTACTGGTTCGGAGAGATTAAAACGATATTTGAAAATGCAGATATTCCTGATTTTGACAAGCTGCCTGAAGATAACGCGGAAAAGGGTAAATTTGCCGAAGATTTCAAATGCTTCAATGTCCGTTTGCAGTCTGCTAAAATACAGGGCTTTACTTGGAACGAGCTTGAATACCACTTTAAGCATGATAAACAGGAGACAACTGTTACATTACAGCTTGACGAAGAAACATACGTCAAGCTTCTTGCGAGATATAAAGATTTGCACGGGTTAAGCGTACAATGCGGCGGTGGTATGCCGTTTGAAATTGTCGGCAGTATTGTTGATATTGCCACAGGCAAAATCGATGCTGATTATATGAACTTGCATTTCAAAAAATATCTGAAAAAGCTCTCCGACCACGAAGACACTAAGGCTGTTTTGGATGAACTGCGCAAGACTTTTGCAACGCTCAGCATTGAAGAACAGAAATTTGCAAATTTGTTGCTGCACGATGTTGAAAGAGGCGATTTACTGCCAGAAGAAGACAAAACTTTCAGAGATTATCTGAACGAATATATGAAAAACAGCAAAAGCGCTGAGATTAGAAAATTTGCAGAAACATTTGGAATTGACGAACAGGCGCTTGCTGATTTAATTTCGCAAGGCGCGGACAGCGGCGATATTAACGAATTTGGTAGATTTGACAGCCTTGTTGCCAATTTTGACAAAGCAAAAGCCAAAGCTTACTTTGAGGCGCAGGAAGGCAAAACGCTGAAACAGTTTGAGGTTACGACCAAATTTAAGCTTTTAACGAGGGACTTTATTATTGCCGGTGGTTTTGAAATTTAA
- a CDS encoding helix-turn-helix transcriptional regulator yields MNSKYSPIEWNDEVERSLYSAEEIETNRLEAEFIRQLTAARNERSITQKELEKLSGVKQSAIARLERGTASPGIKTLLKLLRPLNMTLAIVPVEEHRGRRVAEA; encoded by the coding sequence ATGAACAGTAAATACAGTCCTATAGAGTGGAATGATGAGGTCGAACGCAGTCTTTATTCTGCGGAGGAAATAGAAACGAACAGACTGGAAGCAGAGTTTATCCGCCAGCTGACGGCAGCAAGAAATGAGCGGAGCATTACGCAAAAGGAGCTTGAGAAACTCAGCGGAGTAAAACAGTCGGCGATAGCGAGGCTTGAACGCGGTACGGCGTCACCCGGCATTAAAACGCTTTTGAAGCTTTTGCGTCCTTTGAATATGACGCTTGCGATTGTTCCTGTTGAGGAACACAGGGGCAGGCGCGTTGCCGAAGCGTAA
- a CDS encoding ISL3 family transposase, giving the protein MDTADVKCPDCGGSVHIYSRGERRLKDMPFIVGIRSECRVALHRYRCQQCGRTFTEDCCMRYHGTDITVRAAHWVTELLSYHIPIKAVHEITGISCDTIRKIHKEMMLCAICERKEELRLSGYKPVYIAVDEFAIKRGRIYGTCVIDLDTGDVIWVGLGKSAEDFSRFFKETDMEYLSEVKAVAMDMNASYNLVIRNCLPKAEIVYDRYHFQAKYGKDVFNRVRLSEAAQYKNAEDNITACWRRSIANAETKHSEYEIYRRRELRAGKNEQRSKRKTVKALRWVLLRNNETLSQQEALKLQEILSCHEDLAVCYAMKEELCRMFSITDPAAADRKWHSWFDAAKASGIKPLVNFARLMEKRLPGLIAHAKHPISTGKLEGFNNKIKVAKRIGYGYRNMEYFFTLIKYMSLTAVRKSYRTASSVKVT; this is encoded by the coding sequence ATGGATACGGCAGATGTCAAATGTCCCGACTGCGGAGGTTCTGTGCATATATACAGCAGAGGGGAACGCAGATTAAAGGATATGCCGTTTATTGTCGGTATACGCTCCGAATGCAGAGTTGCCCTTCACAGATACAGATGTCAGCAATGCGGTAGGACATTTACCGAGGATTGTTGCATGCGGTATCATGGAACAGATATAACAGTCAGGGCAGCGCATTGGGTTACAGAGTTGCTGAGTTATCATATTCCCATAAAAGCAGTACATGAAATTACAGGCATCAGCTGTGATACCATACGCAAGATACATAAAGAGATGATGTTGTGTGCGATATGCGAAAGGAAAGAGGAATTGCGGCTGTCAGGTTATAAACCGGTATATATTGCGGTAGATGAGTTTGCAATCAAGCGCGGGCGAATATACGGAACGTGTGTAATAGATTTGGATACAGGAGATGTTATATGGGTTGGTCTTGGAAAAAGCGCGGAAGACTTCAGCAGATTTTTTAAAGAAACAGACATGGAGTATCTGTCTGAAGTCAAAGCAGTTGCTATGGATATGAACGCTTCATATAATCTTGTAATAAGAAACTGCCTTCCGAAAGCTGAAATAGTATATGACAGATATCATTTTCAGGCAAAATACGGAAAGGATGTATTTAACAGAGTAAGACTTTCAGAAGCCGCACAATACAAGAACGCTGAAGACAATATAACAGCATGCTGGAGACGCAGCATTGCAAATGCAGAAACAAAACATTCTGAATATGAGATATATCGAAGACGTGAGTTAAGAGCCGGTAAGAACGAACAACGCAGCAAACGTAAAACCGTTAAAGCTTTGCGTTGGGTATTGTTGCGAAACAATGAAACATTGAGTCAGCAGGAGGCATTAAAACTGCAGGAAATTCTCAGCTGTCATGAAGATCTTGCTGTCTGTTATGCGATGAAAGAAGAACTGTGCCGTATGTTCTCCATCACCGACCCTGCGGCCGCAGACAGAAAATGGCACTCATGGTTTGACGCAGCGAAGGCAAGCGGCATAAAACCTTTGGTAAATTTCGCAAGACTTATGGAAAAAAGACTGCCGGGGTTGATTGCCCATGCAAAACATCCTATAAGTACAGGCAAACTTGAGGGGTTTAACAATAAAATCAAAGTAGCCAAACGAATAGGATATGGTTACAGGAATATGGAATATTTCTTTACGCTGATTAAATACATGAGTCTTACGGCTGTAAGAAAATCATACAGAACAGCATCATCTGTAAAAGTAACCTGA
- the rpoB gene encoding DNA-directed RNA polymerase subunit beta has protein sequence MQEKATSLGNAFERRIKFGKEAEAVKAGMRKPTELPDLVEVQRNSYQWFFQADVKPEKRKSQGIQELFDEIFPITSYDGSFALEFVKYSVEPVSTSLDEARSRDLTWSRPLRATIRLRNDKTGEIKEEDIFLGDFPAMTDRGTFIINGTERVVVNQLARSAGIYYNADLSIPGQETYGAKLIPDRGAWMEFELAPDGQISVKVDNRKKVSVATMLRVYGVSDTDDILALFDAQAAEKDIVKDNVMGMLLAEDVEVTVDGSSVLLAKNTRVAKESIDALFKAGKTTVKVWDVDRAITTTIDRDKSDSHDSASMEFFRALRPNEPVRMENAIEYVNGIFKDPRRFSLGVVGRYKINKRLGLNIDADERLLTVEDIVAFVNGLIRLRDNEEHTDDIDHLGNRRVRAVGELLQNQVRIGMLRMERIARERMTTISDLASAMAKDLINVRPISAALREFFGSGQLSQFMDQTNPLAELTHRRRLSALGPGGISRDRAGFEARDVHHTHYGRICPIETPEGPNIGLVTSLASFAKINEYGFLICPRRKVVNGRVTDQIEYLSADDEDEFYIGRADMPIDENGYVHPLPGQNGIYVRHHDNTIEIQPEDLDYIDVSPKQIVSISTALIPFLEHDDANRALMGSNMQRQAVPLVFPDSPRVGTGIEHNIAKDSGSCVVARRPGTVTYVDADRIEIDVTNGKKEKEKFRKEHGDLLQNLSPEDFLDDKDIYRMPKFRRSNQSTVIHQRPIVENGQQVAAGEVIADGQACQNGELALGRNVLVAFVSWEGYNFEDAILLNRRLVKEDYYTSIHIEEYEIESRDTKLGPEEITRDIPNVGEDALKNLDEEGIVRIGAKVKAGDLLVGKVTPKGESDQTPEEKLLRAIFGEKAREVRDTSLRVPHGEGGTVVDIKMLDRATHAEDLSPGVSRVVKVYVAQFRKITEGDKMAGRHGNKGCVSRIMAEEDMPYLADGTPVDVVLNPLGVPSRMNLGQVLETMLGFVAMENGWKTTTPVFDSATGEEIRDLLSQVRDKKYQDLRDDSKITLYDGRTGEPMANKVTVGVMYMMKLIHLVDDKIHARSIGPYSLITQQPLGGKTQFGGQRFGEMEVWALEGYGASHVLQEMLTIKSDDIRGRLKTYEKIVKGENLSKPGVPESFRVLIKELQGLGLDVEIKYSDGTFGELVVNSDEDDSRGFKRYSMKPDAGIDSIDVFGAETENRTTDLLFNDDSDEMDGLHITDEDTDAEILSGKAAEQDIFESEDSDKGEDE, from the coding sequence ATGCAGGAAAAGGCAACATCTTTGGGAAATGCGTTTGAGCGGCGCATTAAGTTCGGAAAAGAAGCCGAAGCGGTTAAAGCCGGTATGCGTAAGCCGACTGAGCTTCCGGATCTCGTGGAAGTCCAGCGCAATTCGTATCAGTGGTTTTTCCAGGCCGATGTTAAACCTGAGAAGAGAAAATCTCAGGGGATTCAGGAGCTTTTCGACGAAATTTTTCCGATAACGAGTTATGACGGTTCCTTCGCTCTGGAATTCGTCAAATATTCCGTTGAGCCCGTTTCAACAAGTCTTGATGAGGCTCGCAGCAGGGACCTTACGTGGTCGAGACCGCTGCGTGCGACGATCAGGCTGAGGAACGACAAAACGGGAGAAATCAAAGAAGAAGATATTTTTCTCGGTGACTTCCCTGCCATGACAGACAGAGGAACGTTCATCATTAACGGAACGGAGCGTGTCGTTGTCAACCAGCTGGCGCGTTCTGCGGGTATTTATTACAATGCTGATTTGTCAATACCGGGTCAGGAGACATACGGCGCAAAGCTTATTCCGGACCGCGGTGCGTGGATGGAGTTTGAACTTGCTCCCGACGGGCAGATTTCGGTAAAGGTTGACAACCGCAAGAAGGTTTCCGTAGCCACAATGCTCCGCGTCTACGGGGTGTCCGATACGGATGACATTCTTGCTCTCTTTGACGCTCAGGCGGCGGAGAAGGATATCGTTAAGGACAACGTTATGGGCATGCTGCTTGCCGAGGACGTCGAAGTTACTGTTGACGGCTCTTCCGTGCTTCTCGCAAAGAATACGAGAGTCGCAAAGGAAAGTATTGACGCGCTTTTCAAAGCCGGCAAAACAACGGTGAAGGTCTGGGACGTTGACCGTGCGATAACGACGACTATTGACCGTGACAAGTCGGATTCGCACGATTCAGCCTCAATGGAATTTTTCCGCGCGCTGCGTCCGAACGAACCGGTGCGCATGGAGAACGCCATTGAATACGTCAACGGCATTTTCAAGGATCCGCGCCGTTTCAGTCTCGGCGTTGTCGGCCGCTACAAGATCAACAAACGTCTCGGGCTGAATATTGACGCTGACGAGAGACTGCTCACAGTAGAGGATATTGTGGCGTTTGTCAACGGTCTTATCAGGCTCCGCGACAACGAAGAACATACAGACGACATCGACCACCTCGGCAACCGCCGCGTACGCGCTGTCGGCGAGCTGCTCCAGAATCAGGTGCGTATCGGTATGCTCCGTATGGAGAGAATCGCGCGTGAACGCATGACGACAATTTCAGATCTTGCGTCGGCAATGGCGAAGGATCTTATCAACGTGCGCCCGATTTCGGCGGCGCTTCGCGAGTTCTTCGGTTCGGGACAGCTTTCGCAGTTTATGGATCAGACAAACCCGTTGGCGGAGCTTACGCACAGACGCCGTCTGTCTGCGCTCGGCCCCGGAGGCATTTCGCGCGACAGAGCAGGCTTTGAAGCGCGCGACGTTCACCATACACACTACGGACGCATCTGCCCGATCGAAACGCCTGAAGGTCCGAACATCGGTCTTGTTACTTCGCTTGCGTCGTTCGCGAAGATTAACGAATACGGCTTCCTTATCTGCCCGCGCAGAAAGGTTGTCAACGGACGCGTCACAGACCAGATCGAATATCTGTCGGCAGACGATGAGGACGAGTTCTATATCGGCCGCGCAGACATGCCTATTGACGAGAACGGCTATGTACACCCGCTTCCCGGACAGAACGGCATCTACGTCCGCCACCATGACAACACGATAGAAATACAGCCTGAAGATCTTGATTACATCGACGTTTCCCCGAAACAGATAGTTTCAATTTCTACGGCGCTTATCCCGTTCCTTGAGCATGACGACGCCAACCGCGCGCTTATGGGTTCAAACATGCAGCGTCAGGCTGTTCCTCTTGTTTTCCCGGATTCGCCGCGCGTAGGTACGGGCATTGAGCACAACATTGCGAAGGACTCAGGTTCCTGCGTTGTTGCCCGCCGTCCGGGTACAGTCACTTATGTTGATGCGGACAGGATTGAAATCGACGTTACGAACGGCAAAAAGGAAAAGGAAAAATTCCGCAAGGAGCACGGCGACCTTCTGCAGAACCTCAGCCCCGAGGATTTTCTCGACGATAAGGATATCTACAGAATGCCGAAGTTCCGCCGTTCAAACCAGAGTACGGTTATTCACCAGAGACCGATAGTTGAGAACGGCCAGCAGGTTGCCGCCGGAGAGGTTATAGCCGACGGGCAGGCGTGCCAGAACGGCGAACTCGCTCTCGGACGCAACGTGCTTGTTGCCTTCGTTTCATGGGAAGGCTACAACTTTGAAGACGCAATTCTGCTCAACAGACGTCTTGTCAAAGAAGATTACTACACTTCCATACATATTGAAGAATACGAAATTGAGTCGCGCGATACGAAGCTCGGACCTGAAGAGATTACGCGCGATATTCCGAACGTCGGAGAGGACGCGCTTAAAAATCTTGACGAGGAAGGCATTGTCCGTATCGGAGCCAAGGTTAAGGCGGGAGACCTCCTTGTCGGAAAGGTTACGCCGAAGGGCGAGTCAGACCAGACTCCGGAAGAGAAACTGCTCCGCGCAATATTCGGCGAAAAGGCGCGCGAAGTGCGCGACACGTCGCTCAGAGTTCCTCACGGCGAAGGCGGTACGGTTGTTGACATCAAGATGCTTGACCGCGCAACGCACGCAGAGGATCTTTCACCCGGCGTCAGCCGCGTAGTCAAGGTCTATGTTGCTCAGTTCCGCAAGATAACGGAAGGCGACAAGATGGCGGGACGCCACGGAAACAAAGGCTGCGTATCAAGAATTATGGCTGAGGAGGATATGCCTTATCTCGCGGACGGTACACCGGTTGACGTTGTTCTCAACCCGCTGGGCGTTCCGAGCCGCATGAATCTCGGACAGGTTCTTGAAACGATGCTTGGTTTTGTCGCAATGGAGAACGGCTGGAAAACAACGACGCCTGTTTTTGACTCCGCAACGGGAGAGGAAATCAGAGATCTGCTTTCACAGGTCAGAGACAAGAAATATCAGGATCTCCGCGACGACAGCAAAATTACCCTTTACGACGGACGCACGGGCGAACCTATGGCAAACAAGGTTACGGTCGGAGTCATGTATATGATGAAGCTTATTCACCTTGTTGACGACAAGATTCACGCGCGTTCAATAGGGCCGTACAGCCTTATCACCCAGCAGCCGCTCGGCGGCAAGACGCAGTTCGGCGGACAGCGTTTCGGTGAAATGGAAGTCTGGGCGCTTGAAGGCTACGGCGCGTCGCACGTGCTGCAGGAAATGCTCACGATCAAATCCGACGATATCCGCGGACGACTCAAGACCTACGAGAAGATCGTCAAGGGCGAGAACCTTTCAAAGCCGGGAGTTCCGGAAAGCTTCAGGGTTCTTATCAAGGAACTTCAGGGACTCGGGCTTGACGTTGAAATCAAGTATTCCGACGGAACGTTCGGCGAACTCGTTGTGAACAGCGATGAGGACGACAGCAGAGGCTTTAAGCGTTATTCAATGAAACCGGATGCAGGCATAGATTCAATAGACGTTTTCGGAGCCGAGACGGAAAACAGGACAACAGACCTCTTATTTAATGACGACTCGGACGAAATGGACGGACTGCATATAACAGACGAAGATACAGACGCTGAAATACTTTCCGGCAAAGCAGCAGAGCAGGATATATTTGAAAGCGAAGATTCAGACAAGGGGGAGGACGAATAA